A part of Liolophura sinensis isolate JHLJ2023 chromosome 1, CUHK_Ljap_v2, whole genome shotgun sequence genomic DNA contains:
- the LOC135465068 gene encoding probable G-protein coupled receptor 139: MSEEISNFTEAPVRNISGPKFPKYLLNQYGIYVAGMNLMNSQGIINCAIGLPSNLASFVTLMKMKPMTSSIFLLTVLAVVDFTVLFYQQLFAILILHLEYRVLEVGCKFYFYIGSISVQYSIWLMVALTVERFIAVWFPLKVANLCTVRRAKITVSCILLGLVLFNIPYCMAASERQQPNGWWNCGIHEDFEAFLVTWSWVDSAVYLFLPWPTLLFCNVMIIVGLRSSARKKERMTNSTNQTAESKRQQQSVTVMLIVASVTCFILLTPNAIFFIYHRYWDFQSDAYQYASYVFMNSFVYFLAELNNAINFFLYVVSGRRFRRVFIALITCRSTKEVVRGKTSGVTAVSSVSSNWKPTNGVDNGGYKKDEENNI; the protein is encoded by the coding sequence ATGTCTGAAGAGATAAGCAATTTCACAGAAGCTCCTGTCAGGAACATCAGTGGTCCCAAGTTCCCTAAGTACTTGCTCAATCAGTACGGAATCTACGTTGCGGGAATGAACCTGATGAATTCACAGGGCATCATCAACTGCGCCATCGGCTTACCCAGCAATCTGGCCAGCTTTGTCAccttaatgaaaatgaaaccgATGACATCCTCCATCTTTTTACTTACTGTCCTGGCCGTAGTTGACTTTACGGTGCTCTTTTACCAACAGCTGTTCGCTATTCTGATCCTGCATCTCGAATACAGGGTGTTAGAAGTTGGTTGTAAGTTCTACTTCTACATAGGCTCCATCTCGGTGCAATACTCAATATGGCTCATGGTGGCCCTAACCGTGGAGCGATTCATCGCAGTCTGGTTTCCGTTGAAAGTGGCAAACCTCTGCACAGTAAGACGGGCGAAGATCACAGTTAGTTGCATACTGCTTGGCCTGGTATTGTTTAACATACCCTATTGCATGGCCGCTTCCGAACGCCAACAACCCAACGGTTGGTGGAACTGTGGAATACACGAAGACTTCGAGGCCTTCCTCGTCACATGGTCCTGGGTGGACTCCGCTGTTTACCTGTTCCTGCCCTGGCCCACTCTACTCTTCTGTAACGTCATGATTATCGTTGGACTGCGAAGTTCCGCGCGTAAGAAAGAGCGCATGACAAACAGCACGAATCAAACGGCGGAGTCGAAGCGCCAGCAACAAAGTGTCACTGTTATGTTGATCGTCGCATCTGTCACATGTTTCATCTTACTCACCCCGAACGCCATCTTTTTCATATACCACCGCTACTGGGATTTTCAGTCCGATGCGTACCAGTACGCCTCTTACGTCTTTATGAATTCGTTTGTATACTTTTTAGCAGAACTTAACAATGCCATCAACTTCTTTTTATACGTCGTGAGCGGCCGACGCTTCCGTCGTGTGTTCATAGCGCTGATCACGTGCCGGAGCACTAAGGAGGTGGTTCGTGGCAAGACTTCGGGTGTCACTGCCGTGTCCTCGGTTTCCTCAAACTGGAAACCCACCAATGGTGTGGACAATGGTGGGTACAAAAAAGACGaggaaaacaacatttaa
- the LOC135465084 gene encoding LOW QUALITY PROTEIN: uncharacterized protein LOC135465084 (The sequence of the model RefSeq protein was modified relative to this genomic sequence to represent the inferred CDS: deleted 1 base in 1 codon; substituted 1 base at 1 genomic stop codon), whose translation MNVYWTSSDPRVIVGYXILSRAEAKGMISIETLSTLKEDDYFIRDFIEVNVANFCSMKILQRNIDDMVRVWNTHHIRPSKNHSCPHGRTAVLYSIPRLYGIHRYLQPVDCHRTDVCRTECVFRGNCPCDRDKLNTCVLYMEEIRLEPVNSVEQGITLYRRLRSTLLADV comes from the exons ATGAATGTGTATTGGACTAGTAGTGACCCGAGAGTAATTGTAGGTTATTAAATTTTAAGCCGTGCGGAAGCTAAGGGGATG atttcaattGAAACTTTATCCACCCTGAAAGAAGACGATTATTTCATAAGAGATTTCATCGaggtaaatgtagcc aatttttGCTCTATGAAAATACTTCAG CGCAACATAGACGATATGGTTCGGGTATGGAATACCCATCATATCCGTCCATCTAAGAACCACAGCTGCCCACATGGACGCACAGCTGTACTATATTCAATACCACGTCTCTATGGAATACACAGATACCTTCAGCCAGTTGACTGCCACAGAACAGATGTGTGCCGAACAGAGTGCGTATTTCGAGGAAATTGTCCTTGTGACAGAGATAAGTTGAACACATGTGTCCTCTATATGGAAGAGATACGACTGGAACCTGTTAACAGCGTCGAACAGGGCATAACTTTGTATCGCCGTCTGAGAAGTACTTTACTAGCAGATGTGTGA